In Synechocystis sp. PCC 6714, the following are encoded in one genomic region:
- a CDS encoding D-alanine--D-alanine ligase family protein, whose protein sequence is MRVGLLFGGCSGEHEVSIKSAQAIAKALASGDNQTKYQVTPFYIQKNGVWLGPEVSQQVLDQGIPSGDQPVTAEQRWQFPPEAAQMEVWFPILHGPNGEDGTVQGLFSLMQVPYVGSGVLGSCVGMDKLAMKMVFEQAGLPQVNYMGVERGEIWSNPCVFPALCDQIEAQVGYPCFVKPANLGSSVGIAKVRNRSELEVALDNAASYDRRIIVEAGLADIREVECAVLGNENPQASVVGEITYDSDFYDYETKYTDGRSQMHIPADLPGEVVSKIQTMAIQAFKAIDAAGLGRLDFFYQPATGHIVINEINTLPGFTSFSMYPELWRASGVEFPSLVDRLLQLAVAYHARPSH, encoded by the coding sequence ATGCGTGTGGGGCTGTTATTTGGTGGGTGTTCTGGGGAGCATGAAGTCTCGATCAAATCCGCCCAGGCGATCGCCAAAGCCCTGGCCAGCGGTGATAACCAAACAAAATACCAAGTAACCCCTTTTTACATTCAAAAAAATGGTGTTTGGCTGGGGCCAGAAGTCTCTCAACAGGTCTTGGACCAAGGAATCCCCTCAGGGGACCAGCCCGTTACAGCCGAACAAAGATGGCAGTTTCCCCCCGAAGCGGCCCAAATGGAAGTGTGGTTCCCAATTTTGCACGGCCCCAACGGCGAAGATGGCACAGTACAGGGGCTATTTAGTTTGATGCAGGTACCCTATGTGGGCAGTGGAGTGCTGGGCTCCTGTGTGGGCATGGATAAGCTAGCTATGAAAATGGTCTTTGAGCAGGCGGGGTTGCCCCAGGTTAATTACATGGGAGTAGAGCGGGGAGAAATTTGGTCTAATCCCTGTGTCTTTCCGGCCCTATGTGACCAAATCGAAGCCCAGGTGGGCTATCCCTGTTTTGTTAAGCCAGCTAATTTGGGTTCCTCCGTCGGCATTGCCAAAGTACGCAATCGGAGCGAACTGGAAGTGGCCCTGGATAACGCCGCCAGTTATGACCGCCGCATTATTGTCGAAGCTGGTTTAGCGGATATTCGAGAAGTGGAGTGTGCGGTGCTGGGTAATGAAAACCCCCAAGCCTCGGTGGTGGGGGAAATCACCTATGACAGTGACTTTTACGACTATGAAACTAAATACACCGATGGCCGCTCCCAAATGCATATTCCCGCCGATCTGCCCGGGGAAGTGGTGAGTAAAATTCAGACCATGGCAATCCAAGCCTTTAAAGCCATTGACGCCGCTGGCTTAGGCCGATTGGACTTTTTCTATCAACCCGCTACGGGGCATATTGTCATCAACGAAATTAACACCCTGCCTGGTTTTACCTCTTTTAGTATGTATCCCGAACTGTGGCGAGCTTCTGGGGTAGAATTTCCTAGCTTAGTGGATCGACTATTACAGCTGGCGGTGGCGTACCATGCCCGCCCTAGCCACTAA
- a CDS encoding exopolysaccharide biosynthesis protein: protein MARLSQELQDYFFKEDRGPTVNLAQVLAIAKEKIFGIVLVILSLPSALPLPAPGYSTPFGVLIFLVAIQLMAGREQLWLPLSWQSKTIKTSNAQGIVKAGLPWLKRLEAIAHPRFPFVCQSRLGKVLMGITVGSMAISMMIPIPGTNTLPAMTIFITGFGLQEDDGLITGAGMLFSVLIGVLMVSVIYVFFNGGITIIDILKDWLKIQFGGA from the coding sequence ATGGCCCGTTTGTCCCAGGAATTGCAGGATTACTTTTTTAAGGAAGACCGTGGCCCAACGGTGAATCTGGCTCAGGTTTTGGCGATCGCCAAGGAGAAAATTTTTGGCATTGTCCTGGTCATTCTGTCCCTTCCCTCTGCTCTGCCCCTGCCGGCCCCTGGTTATTCCACCCCCTTCGGAGTTTTAATTTTTTTGGTGGCAATTCAACTGATGGCCGGTCGTGAGCAGTTGTGGCTCCCCCTTTCCTGGCAAAGCAAAACCATTAAAACCAGTAATGCACAAGGCATTGTCAAAGCTGGTCTGCCGTGGTTGAAAAGGCTAGAGGCGATCGCCCACCCCCGTTTCCCCTTCGTTTGTCAAAGTCGGCTAGGCAAAGTGCTCATGGGCATTACCGTTGGCTCCATGGCCATTTCCATGATGATTCCCATTCCCGGGACCAATACCCTCCCAGCCATGACCATTTTTATCACTGGCTTTGGTTTACAAGAAGATGATGGTTTGATCACCGGGGCGGGGATGCTTTTTTCTGTTCTAATCGGGGTATTAATGGTGTCGGTCATTTACGTTTTCTTCAACGGTGGCATCACCATCATTGACATTCTCAAAGATTGGCTCAAAATCCAGTTTGGTGGAGCTTAA
- a CDS encoding pirin family protein, protein MITLRPSTARGRGKLDWLDSYFSFSFSQYYDPAHMNFSNLRVINEDYIAPSQGFATHGHKDMEIITYVLEGELEHKDSIGNGSIIRPGDVQRMSAGTGILHSEFNPSPDQPVHLLQIWITPNQFGFEPSYEQQFFPLEDKQGQLRLVASPDGRNGSVTIHQNAFIYASVLARGETVTHAMGDRRAWIQIIKGSLTLNRETLKTGDGAGISDEQAITLIGQDQETEFLLFDLP, encoded by the coding sequence ATGATCACACTCCGCCCCTCCACAGCCCGCGGTCGTGGCAAGCTTGATTGGCTAGATAGTTATTTCAGCTTCTCTTTTTCCCAGTATTACGATCCAGCCCACATGAATTTTTCCAACTTGCGGGTGATCAATGAGGACTACATTGCTCCTAGTCAAGGTTTTGCCACCCATGGCCATAAAGACATGGAAATTATCACCTACGTTCTGGAAGGAGAACTGGAACACAAAGATAGTATCGGCAATGGTTCGATTATCCGCCCCGGGGATGTGCAACGCATGAGCGCTGGCACCGGCATCCTCCACAGTGAATTTAATCCTTCCCCCGACCAGCCTGTGCACCTGTTGCAGATTTGGATTACCCCCAATCAATTTGGGTTTGAACCAAGTTATGAACAGCAATTTTTCCCCCTAGAAGATAAACAGGGCCAGTTGAGACTAGTGGCTTCACCGGACGGTCGTAATGGCTCCGTGACCATTCACCAAAATGCGTTTATCTATGCCTCTGTCTTGGCCCGGGGGGAAACCGTAACCCATGCCATGGGCGATCGCCGGGCCTGGATTCAAATCATAAAGGGCAGTCTGACGCTGAATCGAGAAACTTTGAAAACCGGAGATGGGGCGGGTATTAGCGATGAGCAAGCTATTACTTTGATTGGTCAAGATCAGGAAACGGAATTCTTACTATTTGACTTGCCTTAA
- a CDS encoding endonuclease MutS2 translates to MSDSTNLTIAEETLALLEWPRLCQHLSTFTQTPLGAIAAQYLVPPTTEKESRELLAQTQAVELIENSPESNWHFKGIADITEPLARVERGGLTTGPELLAIASTLAGVRRLRRVIEERDDLEILQILVAEVRTLPELEQTIHHCLGEDGKVAERASPKLGEIRQKLKGLREQIQQKLQKIIQRQGNALQEAVITQRGDRFVLPIKAGYKEQMPGIVHDSSASGNTLYVEPQAIVELGNKLRQARRQEQTEEERILRQLSDQVLEVLPDLEHLLAIATRLDLATARVRYSFWLGAHSPQWLTPGDERPITLRQLRHPLLHWQAEKEGGPTVVPITLTIDHTIRIIAITGPNTGGKTVTLKTLGLVALMAKVGLYIPAKEPVEMPWFAQVLADIGDEQSLQQNLSTFSGHICRIIRILQALPSQSDGIDLEIESPVQIGAPSLVLLDEVGAGTDPTEGSALAIALLRHLADQPCLTVATTHYGELKALKYQDARFENASVEFDDQSLSPTYRLLWGIPGRSNALAIAQRLGLSEIIVNQAKDKLGGFSEDINQVIAGLESQRREQERKASEAQKLLQETEIFYQQVSQKAASLQARERDLKSYQDQEVQQAIATAKEEIAKVIRQLQRGKPTAQKAQQATLALGEIQAEQKAKVALKPLGYQPIVGERIRIPSFGQTAEVTQVNAMAQTVNVTLGLMKMTVPMAEIESLDGKKVEPPPKPEPAPTKVKAKPQPTETKSPPVVVRTEKNTLDCRGDRLERAESRLEKALNQAVEYGVLWIIHGKGTGKLRQGVQEYLSHHPLVKSYALASQNEGGTGVTIAYLQ, encoded by the coding sequence GTGAGCGATTCCACCAATTTGACTATTGCGGAGGAGACCTTGGCGTTGTTGGAATGGCCTAGGCTCTGTCAGCATCTATCTACCTTTACCCAAACTCCCCTAGGGGCGATCGCCGCTCAATATTTAGTTCCTCCTACCACGGAGAAAGAAAGTCGGGAATTGCTGGCCCAAACCCAAGCGGTGGAGTTAATTGAGAATTCCCCAGAGAGCAATTGGCATTTTAAAGGCATTGCCGATATTACTGAACCCTTGGCCCGGGTAGAACGGGGCGGTTTAACGACGGGGCCGGAACTGTTGGCGATCGCCAGTACGTTAGCGGGGGTGAGAAGATTACGCCGGGTGATTGAAGAACGGGATGACCTAGAAATTTTGCAAATCTTGGTGGCGGAAGTGAGAACCCTACCCGAATTGGAACAGACCATCCACCATTGTTTGGGGGAAGATGGCAAAGTGGCGGAGCGGGCCAGCCCGAAGCTAGGGGAAATTCGCCAAAAATTAAAGGGTTTGCGGGAGCAAATTCAGCAAAAACTGCAAAAAATCATCCAGCGCCAAGGCAATGCACTCCAAGAAGCGGTCATTACCCAACGGGGGGACAGATTTGTTTTACCCATCAAAGCGGGTTACAAAGAACAGATGCCCGGCATTGTTCACGACAGTTCCGCCAGTGGTAACACCCTATATGTGGAACCCCAAGCCATTGTGGAATTGGGCAATAAACTGCGGCAAGCCCGTCGCCAGGAGCAAACGGAAGAAGAACGGATTCTGCGACAACTGAGCGATCAAGTTTTAGAAGTTCTGCCCGATTTGGAGCACCTTTTGGCGATCGCCACCCGTTTAGATTTGGCCACGGCCCGAGTCCGTTATAGCTTCTGGTTGGGGGCCCATTCCCCCCAATGGTTGACCCCCGGGGATGAAAGACCAATTACGTTACGACAATTGCGCCATCCCCTGCTCCATTGGCAGGCGGAAAAAGAGGGCGGCCCGACGGTGGTGCCCATTACTTTAACCATTGACCACACTATTCGGATTATTGCCATTACAGGACCCAATACAGGGGGGAAAACCGTCACCCTTAAAACCCTAGGCTTAGTGGCCCTAATGGCCAAAGTGGGTCTATATATCCCCGCCAAGGAGCCGGTGGAAATGCCCTGGTTTGCCCAGGTGTTGGCAGACATTGGTGATGAACAGTCCTTACAACAAAATCTTTCCACCTTTTCTGGGCATATTTGCCGCATTATCCGCATTTTGCAGGCTCTTCCCAGTCAATCAGATGGTATTGACCTGGAAATTGAATCCCCAGTCCAGATAGGGGCTCCCTCCTTGGTTTTACTGGACGAAGTGGGGGCCGGTACCGATCCCACCGAAGGTAGTGCCCTGGCGATCGCCCTATTGCGTCATTTGGCCGACCAGCCCTGTTTAACGGTGGCCACCACCCACTACGGGGAATTGAAGGCGCTGAAATATCAGGATGCCCGGTTTGAAAATGCGTCAGTGGAATTCGATGACCAAAGCTTAAGTCCCACGTACCGTTTACTCTGGGGTATCCCCGGTCGTTCCAATGCCCTGGCGATCGCCCAAAGATTGGGTTTATCAGAAATTATTGTTAACCAAGCTAAGGATAAATTAGGGGGTTTTTCCGAAGATATTAACCAGGTCATTGCGGGGTTAGAATCCCAACGGCGGGAACAGGAACGCAAAGCTTCCGAAGCCCAAAAGTTATTACAGGAAACGGAAATTTTCTATCAACAAGTATCCCAAAAAGCCGCCAGTTTACAAGCTCGGGAACGGGACTTAAAATCCTATCAAGACCAGGAAGTGCAACAGGCGATCGCCACCGCCAAGGAAGAAATCGCCAAGGTTATCCGCCAACTACAACGGGGCAAACCCACCGCCCAAAAAGCCCAACAGGCAACCCTTGCCCTTGGGGAAATCCAAGCTGAACAAAAGGCCAAAGTAGCTCTTAAACCCTTGGGTTATCAACCCATAGTGGGGGAGCGCATTCGCATTCCTAGTTTTGGCCAAACCGCCGAAGTCACTCAAGTTAATGCCATGGCCCAAACCGTTAACGTCACCCTGGGCCTGATGAAAATGACAGTACCCATGGCGGAAATTGAATCCCTGGACGGGAAAAAAGTGGAGCCGCCCCCCAAACCGGAACCTGCGCCGACAAAAGTTAAAGCTAAGCCCCAACCAACTGAAACCAAATCACCCCCCGTTGTGGTGCGTACAGAAAAAAATACACTAGACTGCCGGGGCGATCGCCTGGAGCGGGCTGAATCAAGATTGGAAAAGGCTCTCAACCAAGCCGTAGAGTATGGCGTTTTATGGATTATCCATGGCAAAGGCACCGGTAAATTACGCCAAGGAGTGCAGGAATATTTGTCTCACCATCCCCTGGTGAAAAGTTATGCCCTAGCGTCCCAAAATGAGGGGGGAACCGGAGTAACCATTGCCTATCTGCAATAG
- a CDS encoding PP2C family serine/threonine-protein phosphatase has translation MTEVNLSVVSRNSTGQTDPGLVRQYNQDSYYLDPEGRFYIVADGMGGHAGGEEASRIAVERVRDYLNTHWESDIASAQLLKDALMDANEGILQDQQVNLERRDMGTTAVLIAFREDGAWRAHVGDSRLYRLRAEQLERVTEDHTWVARALKMGDIDPVQAKVHPWRHVLFQCLGRQDLNFVEVEALDAQPGDTFMMCSDGLTEEVPDELIEKILTSQGSCDELAAQLIEEAKDAGGSDNITIVLVNLAGEDLES, from the coding sequence GTGACAGAAGTGAATTTATCAGTTGTTAGTCGTAATTCCACGGGGCAAACGGATCCCGGTCTAGTGCGCCAGTACAATCAAGACAGTTACTACCTTGATCCGGAAGGGCGGTTCTATATCGTGGCTGATGGCATGGGGGGGCACGCTGGGGGAGAAGAAGCTAGCCGCATTGCGGTGGAGCGGGTGCGGGATTACCTGAATACCCACTGGGAATCAGACATTGCTTCGGCGCAGTTGCTCAAAGATGCCCTAATGGATGCTAACGAAGGCATTCTCCAAGATCAACAAGTCAACCTGGAACGGCGCGATATGGGCACCACCGCCGTGCTAATTGCCTTTCGTGAAGATGGTGCTTGGCGCGCCCATGTGGGGGATTCCCGCCTGTATCGTTTGCGGGCTGAGCAACTAGAACGGGTAACGGAGGATCACACTTGGGTGGCCCGGGCCTTGAAGATGGGAGATATTGACCCAGTCCAGGCTAAAGTTCACCCCTGGCGCCATGTGTTGTTTCAGTGTTTGGGGCGACAGGATTTAAATTTTGTCGAAGTGGAAGCTTTGGATGCCCAGCCAGGGGACACTTTTATGATGTGCAGTGATGGTTTAACGGAGGAAGTACCCGATGAGCTAATTGAAAAAATCCTAACTAGCCAGGGTTCCTGTGATGAGTTGGCGGCCCAGTTGATAGAAGAAGCAAAGGATGCCGGTGGCTCGGATAATATCACCATTGTGCTGGTGAATTTAGCAGGTGAAGACCTGGAAAGTTAG
- the clpS gene encoding ATP-dependent Clp protease adapter ClpS: MISNAATSTPDRLTSTVRKTYPNFKIIVLNDDFNTFQHVSDCLLKYIPGMTGDRAWELTNQVHFDGLAIVWVGPQEQAELYHQQLRREGLTMAPLEKA; this comes from the coding sequence GTGATTAGTAACGCCGCCACTAGCACCCCCGATCGCCTAACTAGCACAGTCCGCAAAACCTATCCCAACTTTAAGATAATTGTCCTCAACGACGATTTCAACACGTTTCAGCATGTCTCCGATTGTTTGCTTAAATATATCCCCGGTATGACCGGCGATCGGGCTTGGGAATTAACTAATCAAGTGCACTTTGACGGCCTAGCCATTGTTTGGGTGGGCCCCCAGGAACAAGCGGAGTTATACCATCAGCAACTACGGCGGGAGGGCTTGACCATGGCTCCGTTGGAAAAGGCTTAA
- a CDS encoding ABC transporter permease, producing the protein MPPLPPAIGLICKRLAIAVVTLLGISLVIFSLLALAPGNPLGELATNPSISQEVRDNLRRSLGLDQPLPIRYLKWLWSLLQGDLGYSFTSRSPVIDLIGQRLPTTLWLMGTAYLISLAIAIPLGIIAAVYRGQWWEPVISGISLMGFSLPTFLTGLLFILIFSVQLRWLPFIYDSTLAVNSVASLGEQIRQLLMPVAVLVFYQSAVILRFVRSAVLEELPQNYIRTAYAKGLGTWGMLKNHLLKNASLPLITLMALDVPTIFTGALVTEQVFRVPGIGALLIESIYRSDTPVVMAVTFLYAMLIVFFSGLADLIYQLVDPRIRW; encoded by the coding sequence ATGCCCCCTTTGCCCCCCGCCATTGGTCTTATCTGTAAACGTTTGGCGATCGCCGTCGTTACTCTGTTGGGGATTAGCTTAGTGATTTTTAGTTTGCTGGCCCTTGCTCCGGGCAATCCGCTGGGAGAATTGGCCACCAATCCATCTATTTCCCAGGAGGTGCGGGACAACTTACGCCGTAGTTTGGGTTTAGACCAACCGTTGCCCATCCGTTATCTAAAATGGCTATGGAGCCTTCTACAGGGAGATTTGGGCTATTCCTTCACCAGCCGTAGTCCGGTGATTGATTTGATTGGCCAACGATTACCCACTACCCTCTGGTTAATGGGCACCGCTTACCTTATCAGTTTGGCGATCGCCATTCCTTTGGGCATAATAGCGGCGGTGTATCGGGGACAGTGGTGGGAGCCCGTGATCAGTGGCATCAGTTTAATGGGCTTTTCCCTACCTACTTTTTTAACAGGGCTATTATTTATCCTCATTTTTAGCGTGCAACTAAGGTGGTTACCCTTCATCTACGACAGCACTTTGGCGGTAAATAGCGTGGCCAGCTTGGGGGAACAAATCCGCCAACTATTGATGCCGGTGGCGGTGTTGGTCTTTTATCAATCGGCGGTAATTCTCCGGTTTGTACGCTCAGCGGTCTTGGAAGAATTACCCCAAAATTACATCCGCACTGCCTACGCTAAGGGTTTAGGCACCTGGGGAATGCTAAAAAATCACCTGTTAAAAAATGCTTCTCTGCCCCTGATCACCCTCATGGCCCTGGATGTACCCACCATTTTTACGGGAGCCCTAGTGACGGAGCAGGTTTTCCGGGTGCCCGGCATTGGAGCGTTGCTAATTGAATCCATTTACCGTAGTGATACCCCCGTAGTGATGGCGGTTACCTTTTTATATGCAATGTTAATCGTCTTTTTCAGTGGCCTAGCGGATTTAATTTACCAATTGGTGGATCCCCGCATTCGTTGGTGA
- a CDS encoding AarF/ABC1/UbiB kinase family protein, with protein sequence MSALSTKLEPTAPYPNSMPSQRRSPLEAEGRYRWNRGNYSITRRRIDIWGFVLTLLYQFWLNGKKWSYTGGYSEEKLQQRRRRQAKWIRENLLSLGPTFIKVGQLFSTRSDLFPAEYVEELSKLQDEVPAFSYEQAAGIIEGELGKPIAKLYRSFDPVPLAAASLGQVHKAQLHTGEDVVVKVQRPGLKKLFTIDLAILKKIAQYFQNHPKWGRGRDWNGIYEECCKILWQETDYLREGRSADTFRRNFRGENWVKVPRVYWRYTSSQILTLEYLPGIKISHYEALEAAGLERKQLAQLGARAYLFQLLNHGFFHADPHPGNLAVSPEAGALIFYDFGMMGEITPDTKNKLMDTLFGVAEKNAERIVNSLVALGALKEIEDMGPIRRSVQFLLDNFMDKPFEEQSITKISDDLYEIAYDQPFRFPATFTFVMRAFSTLEGVGKGLDPDFNFMAVAQPFALQIMNNSNGFNPAGNIMDELGRQAVQAGNSALGLPRRIEDSLDRLDRGDIRVRVRSTETDRLLRRMGTMQMGTNYVLFTCALVLSATLLFVNNYFVAAAVVLLISLVPAIALWRLLKRLERQDRMF encoded by the coding sequence GTGTCTGCCCTATCCACCAAGCTTGAGCCCACAGCCCCCTACCCCAACTCCATGCCCTCCCAAAGGCGATCGCCATTAGAAGCGGAAGGTCGCTATCGTTGGAATCGAGGTAACTATTCCATTACCCGGCGACGCATTGACATTTGGGGTTTTGTGCTTACCCTGCTCTATCAGTTTTGGTTAAACGGCAAAAAATGGAGCTATACGGGGGGCTACAGCGAAGAAAAATTACAGCAAAGAAGAAGACGGCAAGCCAAATGGATTCGAGAAAATCTCCTCAGCCTTGGCCCCACTTTCATTAAAGTTGGCCAGTTATTTTCCACTCGTTCCGATCTTTTTCCGGCGGAATATGTGGAGGAACTTTCCAAACTGCAAGATGAAGTGCCGGCCTTTAGCTACGAACAAGCCGCTGGCATCATTGAAGGAGAATTAGGCAAACCGATCGCCAAATTGTATCGGAGTTTTGATCCCGTACCCTTGGCGGCGGCCAGTTTAGGACAGGTACATAAAGCCCAGTTGCACACAGGGGAAGATGTGGTGGTGAAAGTGCAACGGCCGGGGTTAAAAAAACTATTCACCATTGACTTGGCCATTCTGAAAAAAATTGCCCAGTATTTCCAAAATCATCCTAAATGGGGCAGAGGCAGGGACTGGAACGGCATTTATGAAGAATGTTGCAAAATTCTTTGGCAAGAAACTGATTATCTGCGGGAAGGGCGCAGTGCCGACACCTTCCGCCGTAACTTTCGGGGGGAGAACTGGGTTAAGGTGCCCAGGGTCTATTGGCGCTACACATCCAGCCAAATTCTGACCTTGGAATATCTACCCGGTATTAAAATTAGCCACTACGAAGCCTTAGAGGCAGCAGGTTTGGAACGAAAACAATTGGCCCAACTGGGGGCCCGGGCATACTTGTTTCAATTGTTGAACCATGGGTTTTTCCATGCGGATCCCCACCCTGGCAATTTGGCCGTTAGCCCCGAAGCGGGGGCATTGATTTTCTATGACTTTGGCATGATGGGTGAAATTACCCCGGACACCAAAAATAAACTCATGGATACCCTATTTGGGGTAGCAGAAAAAAACGCCGAGCGCATTGTCAATTCCCTCGTGGCCCTGGGGGCTCTGAAGGAAATAGAAGATATGGGGCCCATCCGGCGATCGGTACAATTTTTATTGGATAACTTCATGGACAAACCCTTTGAGGAACAATCCATTACTAAAATTAGCGACGATCTCTACGAAATTGCCTACGATCAACCTTTCCGTTTTCCCGCCACTTTTACCTTTGTCATGCGGGCATTCTCCACCCTAGAGGGGGTAGGGAAAGGGTTAGATCCAGATTTTAATTTCATGGCGGTGGCCCAACCCTTTGCCCTACAAATTATGAACAATTCCAACGGTTTCAATCCTGCCGGCAACATTATGGATGAACTAGGCCGCCAGGCAGTTCAGGCGGGGAACAGTGCCCTGGGTTTGCCCCGACGCATTGAGGACAGCCTCGATCGCCTGGACCGGGGTGACATTCGAGTCCGGGTTAGATCTACGGAAACTGATCGCCTTTTGCGACGGATGGGTACCATGCAGATGGGTACCAACTATGTTTTATTTACCTGTGCCTTGGTGTTGTCGGCCACGCTGCTGTTTGTAAATAATTATTTTGTGGCGGCGGCGGTTGTATTATTAATATCATTGGTACCGGCCATTGCCCTCTGGCGGTTGTTAAAACGCCTGGAAAGACAGGATCGGATGTTTTAA
- a CDS encoding type II toxin-antitoxin system VapC family toxin: MAETVYLETSIFGYLTARPSHNLILLANLEVRWQLRRTDFNLYASESVVEEVSKGDPEIASRRLELLKGIPLLPATQTAVDLALHFLAKSNLPPDADVDALHIAVATIHSLDYLLTWNCRHTANAQIQKKLAQISNDFGFKLPILCTPYELLGD, from the coding sequence ATGGCTGAGACTGTTTACCTAGAAACCAGTATTTTTGGCTATCTCACTGCTAGACCCAGTCACAACCTAATATTACTAGCTAACCTAGAGGTAAGGTGGCAACTGAGAAGAACTGACTTCAACCTTTATGCTTCGGAGTCTGTGGTAGAAGAGGTATCTAAAGGAGATCCTGAAATAGCATCCCGACGTTTGGAGTTGCTCAAGGGTATTCCTTTATTGCCCGCAACACAAACTGCTGTGGACTTGGCTTTACATTTCTTAGCTAAAAGTAACTTACCTCCAGATGCAGATGTTGATGCCCTTCATATTGCCGTTGCTACAATTCACTCCCTTGACTACCTACTAACATGGAATTGCAGGCATACTGCGAATGCTCAAATTCAAAAAAAGTTGGCACAAATAAGTAACGATTTTGGATTCAAATTACCGATACTGTGCACACCCTATGAACTTTTAGGAGATTAG
- a CDS encoding LysR family transcriptional regulator gives MDKLESMYAFTQVVQEGSFAAAARKMNLGRSAVNKMVIALENELKVQLLHRSTRKVTPTPTGIAFYQKSVQILADLEEAELSVSQLHGEPKGLLRINAPMTFGTMYVAPLVSEFMALYPQLEVQLTLEDRFVDAIAEGYDLLIRIAQPVESASLICQPLFETKLLLCASPQYLAIRGTPQIPEDLQHHNCLLYGYFSGGSQWQLLGQEGEKVISVAGTFCSNNGEALAIAVARGLGVALLPQFIIQPYLESGKVQIILPSYCLRALSVSIIYPVNRHLSTKIQLFTEFLRESFKSPSVFLQLE, from the coding sequence ATGGATAAGCTCGAGAGTATGTATGCCTTTACCCAAGTGGTGCAGGAGGGGAGTTTTGCGGCGGCGGCGAGAAAAATGAATCTTGGGCGATCTGCAGTGAATAAAATGGTGATTGCCCTGGAAAATGAGCTTAAAGTACAGCTTCTCCACCGTAGTACTCGTAAAGTTACCCCTACCCCCACAGGCATTGCTTTTTATCAAAAATCAGTCCAGATTTTGGCGGATTTAGAAGAGGCGGAATTGTCAGTGTCCCAACTCCATGGGGAACCGAAGGGTTTGTTACGGATTAATGCCCCCATGACCTTTGGCACCATGTATGTGGCACCGTTGGTGAGTGAATTTATGGCTTTATATCCCCAACTGGAAGTCCAGTTAACCTTGGAGGATCGGTTTGTGGATGCGATCGCCGAAGGCTATGACCTGTTAATTCGCATTGCCCAACCGGTGGAATCGGCCAGTTTAATCTGTCAACCTTTGTTCGAGACTAAGCTACTACTTTGTGCGTCACCCCAATATTTAGCTATACGGGGAACGCCCCAAATTCCCGAGGATTTGCAGCACCACAATTGTTTACTGTATGGCTATTTCAGTGGGGGGAGTCAGTGGCAATTGCTTGGTCAAGAAGGGGAAAAAGTTATATCCGTAGCTGGTACTTTCTGCTCTAACAATGGCGAGGCTTTGGCGATCGCCGTGGCCCGGGGTTTAGGGGTTGCTTTGTTGCCCCAATTCATTATCCAGCCCTATTTAGAATCGGGAAAAGTACAAATTATCTTGCCAAGTTACTGCCTACGGGCATTGAGCGTTTCGATTATCTATCCGGTTAATCGCCATCTTTCCACCAAAATCCAACTTTTCACGGAGTTTCTCAGGGAAAGTTTCAAAAGTCCTTCAGTATTTTTACAGCTTGAGTGA
- a CDS encoding DUF6825 family protein, producing the protein MQNQVLQAFFLGRAFAEVLSEKVEDGVTNALSELGKFDAEQREHLRQFIAEVQSRAANDVTQEGAAIATVDGPVTADELQETLDKLRAEIASLKSELKTYRDNQG; encoded by the coding sequence ATGCAAAACCAAGTCCTCCAAGCCTTTTTTCTTGGCCGCGCCTTTGCCGAAGTCCTCAGCGAAAAGGTAGAAGACGGCGTTACCAATGCCCTGAGTGAGTTGGGCAAGTTTGATGCGGAACAGCGGGAACACCTACGCCAGTTCATTGCGGAAGTGCAATCCCGGGCCGCCAATGATGTCACCCAAGAGGGAGCGGCGATCGCCACGGTGGATGGCCCAGTGACCGCCGACGAGTTGCAAGAAACTTTGGATAAATTGCGGGCGGAAATTGCCAGCCTCAAATCTGAATTGAAAACCTATCGGGATAACCAGGGCTAG